Proteins co-encoded in one Bacillota bacterium genomic window:
- the rplV gene encoding 50S ribosomal protein L22, with protein MEARAVAKYVRMSPRKVRRVVDLVRGKDVDEALTILKYTPQAASTVVSKVIKSAAANAENNLDMSKDDLYVAVAYVDPGPTLKRILPRMRGMADRILKRTSHITVIVREREG; from the coding sequence GTGGAAGCCAGGGCAGTTGCCAAGTATGTGCGTATGTCCCCGCGAAAGGTCCGCCGGGTGGTGGACCTGGTGCGCGGGAAAGACGTTGACGAGGCCCTGACCATATTGAAGTATACTCCGCAGGCGGCGTCGACGGTCGTTAGCAAGGTGATCAAGTCCGCCGCTGCGAACGCAGAGAACAACCTGGATATGTCCAAGGACGATCTTTACGTGGCCGTGGCCTACGTTGACCCAGGTCCCACGCTCAAACGTATCCTACCGAGGATGCGAGGGATGGCTGACAGGATCCTGAAGCGGACGAGCCACATTACGGTCATCGTGAGAGAAAGGGAGGGTTAG
- the rpsS gene encoding 30S ribosomal protein S19, protein MGRSLKKGPYVYPALAKKIESLNKAGKKEIVKTWSRASMVMPDMVGHTIAVHDGRKHVPVYIVEDMVGHRLGEFAPTRMFRGHRSTTDKPTAMKR, encoded by the coding sequence ATGGGAAGGTCACTCAAGAAAGGACCGTATGTGTACCCAGCCCTCGCCAAGAAGATTGAGAGCTTGAATAAGGCCGGCAAGAAGGAGATCGTGAAGACTTGGTCGCGGGCGTCGATGGTCATGCCCGACATGGTAGGCCACACCATCGCAGTCCATGACGGCCGGAAGCACGTGCCGGTCTACATCGTAGAGGACATGGTAGGGCACAGGCTCGGCGAGTTCGCGCCGACCAGAATGTTCAGAGGGCACAGGTCTACTACTGACAAGCCCACCGCCATGAAGCGATAA
- the rplB gene encoding 50S ribosomal protein L2, which yields MPIKAFKPTSPGRRQMSVSTFEEITRSRPERSLRAPLRGTGGRNDQGRVTARFRGGGHKRAYRIIDFKRDKDGVPGKIASVEYDPNRSARIGLVNYADGEKRYILLPLGLKVGDVIMSGPGADIKPGNALPLANIPVGTVVHAIELVPGRGAQMARSAGAGAQIMAKEGDYVTLRLPSTEMRMVRAECRATIGQVGNVDHENIKLGKAGRKRWLGRKPHNRGVVMNPVDHPHGGGEGRSPVGLKSPVTPWGVPTLGHKTRKPKASDRLIVRRRGGR from the coding sequence ATGCCAATTAAGGCTTTCAAGCCTACATCACCTGGACGGCGGCAGATGTCCGTGTCCACGTTCGAGGAAATAACCCGCTCCAGGCCGGAGAGATCCTTGCGTGCGCCTTTGCGGGGGACCGGCGGGAGGAACGACCAGGGCCGGGTGACCGCGAGGTTCAGAGGGGGAGGCCACAAGCGGGCGTACCGGATCATCGACTTCAAGAGGGACAAGGACGGTGTTCCTGGCAAGATCGCCTCGGTTGAATATGATCCGAACCGGTCTGCCAGGATCGGTCTGGTGAACTACGCAGACGGCGAGAAGCGCTATATCCTTCTTCCCCTCGGGTTGAAGGTGGGCGATGTGATCATGTCCGGGCCGGGCGCGGACATCAAGCCCGGGAACGCTCTGCCGCTCGCCAATATACCTGTCGGGACAGTGGTCCACGCCATCGAGCTGGTGCCGGGCAGAGGCGCACAGATGGCTCGCAGCGCCGGGGCTGGCGCGCAGATAATGGCCAAGGAAGGCGACTACGTCACCTTGAGACTGCCCTCCACCGAGATGCGAATGGTCAGGGCAGAGTGCAGAGCTACGATCGGACAAGTGGGCAACGTCGACCACGAGAACATCAAGCTCGGGAAAGCCGGCCGTAAGCGCTGGCTGGGCAGGAAACCGCACAACCGTGGAGTGGTCATGAACCCCGTCGACCACCCGCACGGCGGTGGAGAGGGCCGGTCCCCGGTGGGACTCAAGAGCCCGGTGACCCCGTGGGGCGTTCCGACCCTGGGGCACAAGACCAGAAAGCCCAAGGCGTCTGACAGGTTGATAGTCAGACGCAGGGGCGGGAGATAG
- the rplW gene encoding 50S ribosomal protein L23, whose translation MLHPQDIVIKPLVTEKSTAMMEQRKYAFRVRPDANKVEIARAVEAIFKVRVVDVNTVTMRGKVKRLGRHEGKTPDWKKAIVTLREGDRIPLFEGA comes from the coding sequence ATGCTGCATCCGCAGGACATCGTCATAAAGCCGCTGGTCACCGAGAAGAGCACGGCCATGATGGAGCAGCGCAAGTACGCCTTCCGGGTCAGACCGGACGCTAACAAGGTCGAGATTGCCCGTGCGGTGGAGGCCATATTCAAGGTCCGCGTGGTTGACGTTAACACCGTCACCATGCGTGGCAAGGTGAAGAGGCTTGGCCGGCACGAGGGCAAGACCCCTGACTGGAAGAAGGCCATAGTAACGTTGAGAGAAGGAGACCGCATCCCGCTCTTTGAGGGGGCGTAG